A genomic window from Streptomyces sp. NBC_01429 includes:
- a CDS encoding heme-degrading domain-containing protein — MSTELPGVAELEAQEARLVLSHFTHDDAWALGSLLVGLARGRHAPVAIDIRKGTRQLFHCALPGSTADNDAWIDRKRRVVERYGAASLLVGARFRAKGTTFEESSRLDPNLYAAHGGSFPIAVEGVGIIGAATVSGLPQAEDHALVVEAMERLRG, encoded by the coding sequence ATGAGCACCGAACTGCCCGGCGTCGCCGAACTCGAAGCACAGGAAGCCCGGTTGGTCCTCAGCCACTTCACCCACGACGACGCGTGGGCGCTGGGCAGCCTGCTGGTCGGGCTCGCGCGCGGACGGCACGCGCCGGTGGCGATCGACATCCGCAAGGGCACGCGGCAGCTGTTCCACTGCGCCCTGCCGGGCTCGACGGCGGACAACGACGCCTGGATCGACCGTAAGCGCCGGGTCGTGGAACGGTACGGTGCCGCCTCGCTGCTCGTGGGCGCGCGCTTCCGGGCCAAGGGCACCACCTTCGAGGAGTCCTCCCGGCTCGACCCGAATCTGTACGCGGCGCACGGGGGCTCGTTCCCCATCGCCGTCGAGGGCGTGGGGATCATCGGCGCGGCCACGGTCTCGGGGCTGCCGCAAGCGGAGGACCACGCGCTGGTGGTGGAGGCGATGGAGCGGCTGCGGGGGTGA
- a CDS encoding Gfo/Idh/MocA family oxidoreductase encodes MTGTGTGTGADAPLRVGLVGYGLAGSVFHAPLIAATEGLVLDTVVTSSPERRAQARAEFPDVRFEASPDALWERARHGDGTGAGSDPSAPLDLIVIASPNKTHVPIATAALKAGLPVVVDKPLAGSAAEARGLAALAEERGLLLSVFQNRRWDNDFLTLARLIGAGELGDVQRFESRFERWRPQLKGGWRESGAAEEIGGLLYDLGSHVVDQALVLFGPAVRVYAESDVRRPGAEADDDTFIAITHANGVRSHLYASATTAQLGPRFRVLGSKAGYVKYGLDPQEADLREGKRPGQVQDWGVEPEALWGRIGAGQSPLTGGGHPVETEPGDYPAYYAGIAAALRGATEPPVTARQAAAALDVLEAARRSAREGVAVTLEARS; translated from the coding sequence ATGACTGGTACCGGAACTGGCACGGGCGCTGACGCCCCCCTGCGCGTCGGGCTCGTGGGCTACGGCCTGGCGGGCTCCGTCTTCCACGCCCCGCTGATCGCCGCCACCGAGGGGCTCGTCCTCGACACGGTCGTCACCTCCAGCCCGGAGCGCCGCGCGCAGGCGCGCGCCGAGTTCCCCGACGTACGGTTCGAGGCGTCGCCCGACGCCCTGTGGGAGCGGGCGCGACACGGCGACGGCACAGGCGCCGGGTCCGACCCGTCGGCCCCCCTCGACCTGATCGTCATCGCCTCGCCCAACAAGACGCACGTCCCGATCGCGACGGCCGCCCTCAAGGCCGGGCTGCCGGTCGTCGTGGACAAGCCGCTCGCGGGCAGCGCGGCCGAGGCGCGCGGACTGGCGGCGCTGGCGGAGGAGCGCGGACTGCTGCTCTCCGTCTTCCAGAACCGCCGCTGGGACAACGACTTCCTCACCCTCGCCCGCCTCATCGGCGCCGGCGAGCTGGGCGACGTCCAGCGCTTCGAGTCCCGCTTCGAACGGTGGCGGCCCCAACTGAAGGGCGGCTGGCGCGAGTCGGGCGCGGCGGAGGAGATCGGCGGGCTGCTGTACGACCTCGGCAGCCATGTGGTCGACCAGGCCCTGGTGCTGTTCGGCCCGGCGGTACGGGTGTACGCGGAGAGCGACGTACGCCGCCCGGGCGCCGAGGCCGACGACGACACGTTCATCGCGATCACGCACGCGAACGGTGTCCGCTCCCATCTCTACGCCAGCGCCACCACCGCCCAACTGGGGCCGCGCTTCCGGGTGCTGGGTTCGAAGGCCGGGTACGTGAAGTACGGCCTCGACCCGCAGGAGGCGGACCTGCGCGAGGGCAAGCGCCCCGGGCAGGTGCAGGATTGGGGCGTGGAGCCCGAGGCCCTCTGGGGCCGGATCGGCGCGGGCCAGTCGCCGCTGACGGGCGGCGGCCACCCCGTGGAGACCGAGCCGGGCGACTACCCGGCGTACTACGCGGGCATCGCCGCCGCCCTGCGCGGCGCCACCGAACCGCCGGTGACGGCGCGTCAGGCGGCGGCGGCGCTCGACGTCCTGGAGGCGGCCCGGCGCTCCGCGCGCGAGGGCGTCGCGGTCACTCTGGAGGCCCGGTCATGA
- a CDS encoding ROK family transcriptional regulator, producing the protein MNEVTDRRGRDGADAAGGAGGAGGAGRGGGAGGSTGVGGSGAGANLPVLRGHNAALVLDLLRTAGEGGISRLELADRTGLTPQAVSKITARLRAEGLAAEAGRRASTGGKPRTVLRLVPSAAYAVGVHLERDELTAVLVDLAGAPVAVRSAPLDLGAGTERVVAAVARAVDAVRAEHARTGGGAAPGRGAGEGTDTGTREGGATGGGAGTGEGEGTGAGAGTREGAGTGAGTRTGTGTGSAAGELLGVGVAMPGPLDHTSGVLGRVTGFPQWAGCPLRDLLADRLRLPVVLDKDTNAAALGLALRGPGDSFAYLHLGTGLGAGLVLGGALHRGERTGAGEFGHQVIQLDGPECDCGNRGCIEALCLAAVGRGDPDEAARVLGAGAANLVGLLDIDRVLLGGRTIAAHEERFVRGVGAAVAARALGGTAVPVSAAGGGPHPVAEGAAQLVLAPLFGRGRGAGGVGLG; encoded by the coding sequence GTGAACGAGGTGACGGACAGGCGCGGACGTGACGGGGCCGACGCGGCAGGTGGGGCAGGTGGGGCAGGTGGGGCCGGGCGGGGAGGCGGAGCCGGGGGATCCACCGGAGTCGGCGGCTCCGGCGCGGGCGCCAACCTCCCGGTCCTGCGCGGCCACAACGCCGCGCTCGTGCTCGACCTGCTGCGTACGGCGGGGGAGGGCGGCATCAGCCGGCTGGAACTCGCCGACCGCACCGGCCTCACCCCGCAGGCGGTCAGCAAGATCACCGCGAGGCTGCGCGCTGAGGGCCTGGCGGCCGAGGCCGGGCGCCGCGCGTCCACGGGCGGGAAGCCCAGGACCGTACTGCGGCTGGTGCCGTCCGCCGCGTACGCCGTGGGGGTGCACCTGGAACGGGACGAACTGACGGCGGTCCTGGTGGATCTGGCCGGTGCGCCGGTGGCGGTACGGAGCGCCCCGCTCGACCTCGGCGCGGGCACGGAGCGCGTCGTGGCCGCGGTGGCGCGGGCGGTGGACGCGGTACGCGCCGAGCACGCGCGGACGGGCGGCGGAGCCGCGCCGGGCCGGGGCGCGGGCGAAGGCACGGATACGGGGACGCGTGAGGGCGGAGCCACAGGCGGAGGCGCAGGTACGGGCGAAGGCGAAGGCACAGGTGCAGGCGCAGGTACGCGCGAAGGCGCAGGCACAGGTGCAGGTACGCGCACAGGCACAGGTACGGGCTCGGCGGCCGGGGAGCTGCTCGGCGTCGGCGTCGCCATGCCCGGTCCGCTCGACCACACCTCCGGCGTCCTCGGGCGCGTCACCGGCTTTCCGCAGTGGGCCGGTTGCCCGCTGCGCGACCTCCTCGCCGACCGTCTCCGGCTCCCCGTCGTCCTCGACAAGGACACCAACGCCGCCGCCCTCGGACTCGCGCTGCGCGGGCCGGGCGACTCCTTCGCGTATCTGCACCTCGGTACGGGCCTGGGCGCCGGACTCGTCCTCGGCGGCGCGCTGCACCGGGGCGAACGCACCGGCGCGGGCGAGTTCGGCCACCAGGTCATCCAGCTCGACGGGCCGGAGTGCGACTGCGGGAACCGCGGCTGTATCGAGGCGCTCTGCCTGGCGGCCGTCGGCCGGGGCGATCCGGACGAGGCCGCGCGCGTGCTCGGGGCGGGGGCGGCGAACCTCGTCGGGCTGCTCGACATCGACCGCGTGCTCCTCGGCGGCCGCACGATCGCCGCGCACGAGGAGCGTTTCGTACGGGGCGTGGGCGCGGCCGTCGCCGCACGCGCCCTGGGCGGTACGGCCGTACCGGTGAGCGCGGCCGGAGGCGGACCGCACCCGGTGGCGGAGGGCGCGGCCCAGCTCGTACTGGCGCCGCTCTTCGGGCGCGGGCGGGGCGCGGGCGGCGTGGGTCTCGGCTGA
- a CDS encoding HAD-IIA family hydrolase, with translation MAERKPIESWLTDMDGVLIHEGVPIPGAAEFLKRLRESGKPFLVLTNNSIYTPRDLQARLSRMGLDVPVDNIWTSALATAKFLEDQRPNGTAYVIGEAGLTTALHDIGYILTDHEPDYVVLGETRTYSFEALTRAIRLINGGARFICTNPDETGPSTEGPLPATGAVAALITKATGKDPYFAGKPNPLMMRTGLNAIGAHSETSAMIGDRMDTDVLAGLEAGMETFLVLTGVTTHADVDRYPFRPSRVVDSIADLIDRV, from the coding sequence GTGGCAGAGCGCAAGCCGATCGAGTCCTGGCTCACCGACATGGACGGCGTCCTCATCCACGAGGGTGTCCCGATCCCCGGCGCCGCCGAGTTCCTCAAGCGACTGCGGGAGTCGGGCAAGCCCTTCCTCGTCCTCACCAACAACTCGATCTACACCCCGCGCGACCTCCAGGCCCGGCTGTCCCGGATGGGGCTCGACGTGCCCGTCGACAACATCTGGACATCCGCGCTCGCCACCGCCAAGTTCCTGGAGGACCAGCGCCCCAACGGCACGGCGTACGTCATCGGCGAGGCCGGACTGACCACAGCGCTGCACGACATCGGCTACATCCTCACCGACCACGAGCCGGACTACGTGGTGCTCGGCGAGACCCGCACCTACAGCTTCGAGGCGCTGACCAGGGCGATCCGGCTGATCAACGGCGGCGCGCGGTTCATCTGCACCAATCCCGACGAGACCGGCCCCTCCACCGAGGGCCCGCTGCCCGCCACCGGGGCCGTCGCCGCGCTGATCACGAAGGCGACCGGCAAGGACCCGTACTTCGCGGGCAAGCCGAACCCGCTGATGATGCGCACCGGACTCAACGCCATCGGCGCCCACTCCGAGACCAGCGCGATGATCGGCGACCGGATGGACACCGACGTGCTGGCCGGTCTTGAGGCGGGGATGGAGACCTTCCTCGTACTCACCGGCGTCACCACGCACGCCGATGTGGACCGCTACCCCTTCCGGCCGTCCCGGGTCGTTGACTCGATCGCCGATCTGATCGATCGAGTCTGA
- a CDS encoding class F sortase, whose protein sequence is MAWAVLLLGLWVWGRGVGDGLGGRSAPTTGDVAAVGRPLGVRLPPPRDPLDDAPGDARRGSGRASGRDAVAAAPPAVPAPKRVEIPSLGIAAPIVARGLDADGAVDPPPYETPGTVGWYGDGVQPGAVGAALLVGHVDTEQQAAVFYGLSAAKPGGKVAVTRADGRIAEFTIDDVRVVPRDRFDAKKVYGPREKNRAELRLITCGGTFDTKERAYTANVVVSAYLTGVKEPSGTANR, encoded by the coding sequence GTGGCCTGGGCCGTACTCCTGCTCGGGCTCTGGGTCTGGGGCCGGGGCGTCGGTGACGGTCTCGGCGGACGGTCCGCGCCCACCACCGGCGATGTGGCGGCGGTGGGCCGCCCCCTGGGGGTACGGCTGCCGCCCCCCAGGGATCCCCTCGACGACGCTCCGGGTGACGCGCGGCGCGGCTCGGGGCGCGCGTCGGGGCGCGACGCCGTGGCGGCGGCGCCCCCGGCGGTCCCGGCCCCGAAACGGGTCGAGATCCCGTCCCTCGGCATCGCCGCGCCCATCGTGGCGCGCGGCCTCGACGCCGACGGCGCGGTCGACCCGCCGCCGTACGAGACGCCCGGCACGGTCGGCTGGTACGGCGACGGAGTCCAGCCGGGCGCGGTGGGCGCGGCCCTCCTGGTCGGGCATGTGGACACCGAGCAGCAGGCCGCCGTCTTCTACGGGCTGAGCGCCGCCAAACCCGGCGGCAAGGTCGCCGTGACCAGGGCGGACGGGCGGATCGCCGAGTTCACGATCGACGATGTGCGGGTCGTGCCCCGGGACCGCTTCGACGCGAAGAAGGTCTACGGTCCGCGCGAGAAGAACCGCGCGGAACTGCGGCTGATCACCTGCGGGGGGACCTTCGACACGAAGGAGCGCGCCTACACGGCGAACGTGGTGGTCTCGGCGTATCTGACCGGTGTCAAAGAGCCGAGCGGAACGGCGAACCGGTAA
- a CDS encoding glycoside hydrolase family 6 protein: protein MYGSYPGRGRIRAAVLTATATGVAVLLAGCSSKGDDGGDKKPAPVSQRPKAEDPYWVNPDGNAAKQVADYTAKGDDGNAELIKKIAEQPVGEWISPDTPQEQAKGFTEAATKADRDALLVLYNVPHRDCGQFSKGGASDGDAYRQWVDKVAQGIGDRRATVILEPDAVLHLVDGCTPAEFHEERYDLLKGAVQRLKQQPATTVYLDAGNAGWQSPDTLFEPLQRAGIADADGFSVNVSNFYPTDASTDFGKRLSAKVGGKPFVIDTSRNGNGPYTKGDPSENWCNPPGRALGEQPTTTTADPLVKAYLWIKRPGESDGDCKGGPKAGDWYAEYALGLARNAK from the coding sequence ATGTACGGCAGTTATCCCGGTCGGGGCCGCATACGCGCGGCCGTCCTGACGGCCACCGCGACAGGCGTGGCGGTGCTCCTGGCGGGCTGCTCCTCCAAGGGGGACGACGGCGGTGACAAGAAGCCCGCGCCGGTCAGCCAGCGGCCCAAGGCGGAAGACCCGTACTGGGTCAACCCGGACGGCAACGCGGCCAAGCAGGTCGCCGATTACACGGCCAAGGGCGACGACGGGAACGCCGAGCTGATCAAGAAGATCGCCGAACAGCCCGTCGGGGAGTGGATATCCCCCGACACCCCGCAGGAGCAGGCCAAGGGCTTCACCGAAGCGGCCACCAAGGCAGACCGGGACGCCCTGCTGGTCCTCTACAACGTGCCGCACCGCGACTGCGGCCAGTTCTCCAAGGGCGGCGCCTCGGACGGCGACGCGTACCGGCAGTGGGTCGACAAGGTCGCCCAGGGCATCGGGGACCGCCGCGCCACGGTGATCCTGGAGCCCGACGCCGTACTCCACCTCGTGGACGGCTGTACCCCCGCCGAGTTCCACGAGGAGCGCTACGACCTCCTCAAGGGAGCCGTCCAGCGGCTCAAGCAGCAGCCCGCCACCACGGTCTACCTCGACGCGGGCAACGCCGGCTGGCAGTCCCCCGACACCCTCTTCGAACCCCTCCAGCGGGCCGGTATCGCCGACGCGGACGGCTTCTCCGTCAACGTGTCCAACTTCTATCCGACGGACGCCAGTACGGACTTCGGCAAGCGGCTCTCCGCCAAGGTCGGCGGCAAGCCCTTCGTCATCGACACCAGCCGCAACGGCAACGGCCCCTACACCAAGGGCGATCCCAGCGAGAACTGGTGCAACCCGCCCGGCCGCGCACTGGGCGAACAGCCCACCACCACGACCGCCGACCCGCTCGTCAAGGCGTACCTGTGGATCAAGCGCCCCGGCGAGTCGGACGGCGACTGCAAGGGCGGTCCCAAGGCGGGCGACTGGTACGCGGAGTACGCCCTCGGCCTGGCCCGGAACGCCAAGTAA
- a CDS encoding nucleoside/nucleotide kinase family protein, producing MSPSGPNASPRPHPVESDPAALVERAGRLMARPGRTVLGIVGAPAAGKSTLAALLARELGPRAALLPMDGYHLANSVLDALGRRDRKGAPDTFDAPGYAALLRRLRAAEDDAGSGPETVYAPRFHREIEESIAGEIAIGPEVRLVITEGNYLLLPQGPWARVRPLLDESWYVEPDEPLRLRRLVDRHIQFGKPPRAAHAWAHGTDQRNAELIATTRPHADLVVRPTDNDAAAAH from the coding sequence ATGAGCCCTTCCGGCCCGAACGCGAGCCCCCGGCCGCACCCGGTGGAGTCCGACCCCGCCGCCCTGGTGGAACGGGCCGGCCGCCTCATGGCCCGGCCCGGCCGCACCGTACTCGGCATCGTCGGCGCCCCGGCCGCGGGCAAGAGCACCCTGGCCGCACTCCTCGCCCGCGAACTGGGGCCCCGTGCGGCCCTGTTGCCCATGGACGGCTACCACCTGGCCAACTCCGTACTCGACGCCCTCGGCCGCCGCGACCGCAAGGGCGCCCCCGACACCTTCGACGCCCCGGGATACGCCGCGCTGCTGCGCCGCCTGCGCGCGGCGGAGGACGATGCCGGGAGCGGTCCGGAGACCGTCTACGCGCCGCGCTTCCACCGCGAGATCGAGGAGTCCATCGCGGGCGAGATCGCGATCGGCCCGGAGGTGCGGCTCGTCATCACCGAAGGCAACTACCTGCTGCTGCCGCAGGGCCCCTGGGCCCGAGTACGGCCGCTGCTGGACGAGTCCTGGTACGTGGAACCGGACGAGCCCCTACGCCTGCGACGCCTGGTCGACCGCCACATCCAGTTCGGCAAACCCCCGCGGGCCGCCCACGCCTGGGCACACGGCACCGACCAGCGCAACGCCGAACTGATCGCGACCACCCGCCCCCACGCCGACCTGGTGGTACGCCCGACCGACAACGACGCCGCCGCCGCGCACTGA
- the glyA gene encoding serine hydroxymethyltransferase, with translation MTTPDPKNRHTTNRHAADNLPADRHPALSAADPELAALIRAEERLQSDTLRLIPSENYASSAVLEASGTVLQNKYSEGYPGRRYYEGQQVIDQVELLAAARAKALFGVEHANVQPYSGSPANLAVYLAFARPGDPVMGMALPMGGHLTHGWGVSATGTWFRGVRYGVRADTGRVDLDEVRDLALKERPKIIFCGGTALPRTIDFPAFAEIARESGAVLVADIAHIAGLIAGGAHPSPVPYADVVSTTTHKTLRGPRGAMLMSRAEHAKAIDKAVFPGLQGGPHNQTTAAIAVALREAARPSFRDYAHAVVANAAALADELLARGYDLVSGGTDNHLLLIDLTAQDVPGKTAAKALDRAGIVVNHNTVPYDPRKPFDPSGIRIGTPSLTSRGLSTEHMATVAAWIDRGITAARTADEDALSTIRTEVADLLTAYPAPGLPV, from the coding sequence ATGACGACGCCCGACCCGAAGAACCGCCACACCACGAACCGCCACGCCGCGGACAACCTCCCCGCGGACCGCCACCCCGCCCTCAGCGCCGCCGACCCCGAACTGGCGGCGCTGATCAGGGCCGAGGAGCGGCTCCAGTCCGACACGCTGCGCCTCATCCCGAGCGAGAACTACGCGTCGAGCGCGGTGCTGGAGGCGTCCGGCACCGTCCTCCAGAACAAGTACAGCGAGGGCTACCCCGGCCGGCGCTACTACGAGGGCCAGCAGGTCATCGACCAGGTCGAGCTGCTCGCCGCGGCCCGCGCCAAGGCCCTCTTCGGCGTCGAGCACGCCAATGTGCAGCCGTACTCCGGTTCCCCGGCGAACCTCGCCGTCTATCTCGCCTTCGCCCGGCCCGGCGACCCGGTCATGGGCATGGCGCTGCCGATGGGCGGGCACCTCACCCACGGCTGGGGCGTCTCGGCGACCGGTACATGGTTCCGGGGCGTGCGGTACGGGGTGCGGGCGGACACCGGCCGGGTCGATCTGGACGAGGTACGCGACCTGGCCCTCAAAGAGCGGCCGAAGATCATCTTCTGTGGCGGTACGGCCCTCCCCCGCACGATCGACTTCCCGGCCTTCGCGGAGATCGCCCGGGAGTCGGGCGCGGTCCTCGTCGCGGACATCGCCCATATCGCCGGCCTGATCGCGGGCGGCGCCCACCCCTCGCCCGTTCCGTACGCGGACGTCGTCTCGACGACCACGCACAAGACCCTGCGCGGCCCGCGCGGCGCGATGCTCATGTCCCGCGCGGAACACGCCAAGGCCATCGACAAGGCGGTCTTCCCCGGTCTCCAGGGCGGCCCGCACAACCAGACCACCGCCGCCATCGCCGTCGCCCTGCGCGAGGCGGCCCGCCCGTCCTTCCGTGACTACGCCCACGCGGTCGTGGCGAACGCCGCCGCCCTCGCCGACGAACTGCTGGCCCGGGGCTACGACCTGGTCTCCGGCGGCACCGACAACCACCTCCTCCTGATCGACCTCACGGCGCAGGACGTCCCGGGCAAGACCGCGGCGAAGGCCCTGGACCGGGCGGGCATCGTCGTCAACCACAACACCGTCCCGTACGACCCGAGGAAGCCCTTCGACCCCTCCGGCATCCGCATCGGCACCCCGTCCCTGACCTCCCGCGGCCTGTCCACGGAGCACATGGCGACGGTGGCGGCATGGATCGACCGGGGCATCACGGCGGCCCGGACGGCGGACGAGGACGCCCTGTCCACGATCCGCACCGAGGTGGCCGACCTGCTCACGGCGTACCCGGCCCCGGGCCTGCCGGTCTGA
- a CDS encoding kelch motif-containing protein, whose product MSAIPVRQQNHRKNRARRIAIGAAVVVAVAGFNGPALYRFSSQQYHEYKINRPDYKAANGHWDFLDVPAEFRINSIHASLLHTGKVLLIAGSGNNQKNFDAGKFESVLWDPVDDSYKMIPTPKDMFCSGHTQLPDGNLLVAGGTKRYEKLKGDITKAGGLMVVHNEDPDKPITLPAGTVFTGKENNKTFVSKDPILVEKAKKIFDPDTGAFLRTEAGLGRIYVEARQSGTKYETGAEDNYRVHGMKGSDARNVYGIAQKLALDKKDFQGIKEAYEFDPVAEKYISVDPMNEARWYPTLTTLKDGKVLAMSGLDEIGQIVPGKDEIYDPKTRSWEYTGIIRKFPTYPAVFLLDSGKLFYSGSNAGYGPADVGRTPGVWDLETNKFDKIPGLSDSDKMETSATVMLPPAQDQKFMVIGGGGVGESEKSSEKSRLVDLKDPDPRFKDGPTLDKGTRYPSASLLPDDSVLVTGGSEDYRGRGGSNVLQARTYDPVSGTYTRVADPAVGRNYHSGSVLLPDGRVMIFGSDSLYADKANTKPGVFEQRIEIYTPPYLYRDSRPELTGGPKEIERGATGVFKTKDPAGIKTAKLMRPSAVTHVTDVEQRTIALDFEKTADGIEVTVPKNSALVPAGWYMLFVTDGKGTPSEAVWVDVQ is encoded by the coding sequence ATGAGTGCGATTCCCGTCCGGCAACAGAACCACCGCAAGAACCGCGCACGGCGCATAGCGATAGGCGCCGCCGTCGTGGTCGCGGTTGCCGGGTTCAACGGACCCGCCCTCTACCGGTTCAGCTCGCAGCAGTACCACGAGTACAAGATCAACCGGCCTGACTACAAGGCGGCCAACGGCCACTGGGACTTCCTCGACGTCCCGGCGGAGTTCCGGATCAACTCGATCCACGCCTCGCTGCTCCACACCGGCAAGGTGCTGCTGATCGCCGGCTCCGGGAACAACCAGAAGAACTTCGACGCGGGCAAGTTCGAGTCGGTGCTCTGGGACCCGGTGGACGACTCGTACAAGATGATCCCCACCCCGAAGGACATGTTCTGCTCCGGGCACACCCAGCTGCCCGACGGGAACCTGCTGGTGGCGGGCGGTACGAAGCGGTACGAGAAGCTCAAGGGCGACATCACCAAGGCGGGCGGCCTGATGGTCGTCCACAACGAGGACCCGGACAAGCCGATCACCCTGCCCGCCGGGACGGTGTTCACGGGCAAGGAGAACAACAAGACGTTCGTCTCCAAGGACCCGATCCTGGTCGAGAAGGCCAAGAAGATCTTCGACCCGGACACGGGCGCCTTCCTGCGGACCGAGGCCGGTCTCGGCCGTATCTACGTCGAGGCCCGCCAGTCCGGCACGAAGTACGAGACCGGCGCCGAGGACAACTACCGGGTGCACGGCATGAAGGGCTCCGACGCCCGCAACGTGTACGGCATCGCGCAGAAGCTGGCGCTGGACAAGAAGGACTTCCAGGGCATCAAGGAGGCGTACGAGTTCGATCCGGTGGCGGAGAAGTACATCAGCGTCGACCCGATGAACGAGGCCCGCTGGTACCCGACGCTGACCACCCTCAAGGACGGCAAGGTCCTGGCGATGTCCGGGCTGGACGAGATCGGCCAGATCGTCCCGGGCAAGGACGAGATCTACGACCCGAAGACCCGCAGCTGGGAGTACACCGGGATCATCCGTAAGTTCCCCACGTACCCGGCGGTCTTCCTGCTGGACAGCGGCAAGCTGTTCTACAGCGGCTCCAACGCGGGGTACGGACCGGCCGACGTCGGCCGCACGCCGGGCGTGTGGGATCTGGAGACGAACAAGTTCGACAAGATCCCGGGGCTGAGCGATTCCGACAAGATGGAGACCTCGGCGACGGTGATGCTGCCGCCGGCGCAGGACCAGAAGTTCATGGTCATCGGCGGCGGCGGGGTCGGCGAGTCGGAGAAGTCCAGCGAGAAGTCCCGGCTCGTCGACCTCAAGGACCCCGACCCGCGCTTCAAGGACGGCCCGACGCTCGACAAGGGCACCCGCTACCCGAGCGCCTCGCTGCTCCCCGACGACAGCGTCCTGGTCACCGGCGGCTCCGAGGACTACCGGGGCCGCGGCGGCTCCAACGTCCTCCAGGCCCGTACGTACGACCCGGTGTCCGGGACGTACACCCGCGTCGCCGACCCGGCGGTGGGCCGCAACTACCACTCGGGGTCGGTGCTGCTGCCCGACGGCCGCGTGATGATCTTCGGCTCGGACTCCCTCTACGCGGACAAGGCCAACACCAAGCCGGGCGTCTTCGAGCAGCGCATCGAGATCTACACCCCGCCCTACCTGTACCGGGACTCCCGCCCCGAACTCACGGGCGGCCCGAAGGAGATCGAGCGCGGCGCGACGGGCGTCTTCAAGACCAAGGACCCCGCCGGCATCAAGACCGCCAAACTCATGCGCCCGAGCGCGGTCACCCATGTCACGGACGTGGAGCAGCGCACGATCGCGCTCGACTTCGAGAAGACGGCGGACGGCATCGAGGTCACGGTCCCGAAGAACTCGGCCCTGGTCCCCGCCGGCTGGTACATGCTCTTCGTGACGGACGGGAAGGGGACGCCGTCGGAGGCGGTGTGGGTGGATGTCCAGTAG